In Bubalus kerabau isolate K-KA32 ecotype Philippines breed swamp buffalo chromosome 4, PCC_UOA_SB_1v2, whole genome shotgun sequence, one DNA window encodes the following:
- the LOC129650384 gene encoding 40S ribosomal protein S4, X isoform-like — protein MARGPKKHLKRVAAPKHWMLDKLTGVFAPRPSTGPHKLRECLPLIIFLRNRLKYALTGDEVKKICMQRFIKIDGKVRTDITYPAGFMDVISIDKTGENFRLICDTKGRFAVHRITPEEAKYKLCKVRKIFVGTKGIPHLVTHDARTIRYPDPLIKVNDTIQIDLETGKITDFIKFDTGNLCMVTGGANLGRIGVITNRERHPGSFDVVHVKDANGNSFATRLSNIFVIGKGNKPWISLPRGKGIRLTIAEERDKRLAAKQSSG, from the coding sequence ATGGCCCGGGGTCCCAAGAAGCACCTGAAACGCGTAGCAGCTCCAAAACATTGGATGCTGGATAAACTGACTGGTGTGTTTGCCCCTCGTCCATCTACCGGCCCCCACAAGCTAAGGGAGTGTCTCCCCCTAATCATTTTCCTAAGGAATAGACTTAAGTATGCCCTAACTGGAGATGAAGTAAAGAAGATTTGCATGCAGCGTTTCATTAAGATCGATGGCAAAGTCCGCACAGATATAACCTACCCTGCTGGTTTTATGGATGTCATCAGCATTGATAAGACTGGAGAGAATTTTCGTTTGATCTGTGACACCAAGGGTCGATTTGCTGTTCATCGTATTACACCTGAGGAGGCCAAGTATAAATTGTGCAAAGTAAGAAAGATATTTGTGGGGACAAAAGGAATCCCTCATCTGGTAACCCATGATGCTCGTACCATCCGTTACCCTGATCCCCTCATCAAGGTGAATGATACCATTCAGATTGACTTGGAGACTGGCAAGATTACTGATTTCATCAAATTTGACACTGGCAACCTGTGCATGGTGACTGGAGGCGCTAACCTGGGAAGAATTGGTGTGATTACAAACCGGGAGAGGCATCCAGGTTCTTTTGATGTAGTTCATGTGAAAGATGCGAACGGCAACAGCTTTGCCACACGGCTCTCAAACATTTTTGTTATTGGCAAAGGCAACAAACCATGGATCTCTCTTCCCCGTGGAAAGGGTATTCGCCTTACCATTGCTGAGGAGAGAGATAAGAGATTGGCAGCCAAACAGAGCAGTGGATAA